The Pseudoxanthomonas suwonensis sequence GTCGACCGGGTCGAACGGCTTGCGCCAGCGCGGCTCGGCCGGCAGCGGGCCGAGCCGCTTCATCCAGGCGCCGAGCTTGCGGTCGCGGCGCGCCAGGTGCGCATAGGCCGCCTCCACGTCGAACCCGCGGGCGTGGCGCGGCATCAGCGCCTCACCGCGTCGACCGCCAGCAGCAGCCAGCTGGCCATCAGCAGGGTGCCGCCGAACGGCGCCAGCCGCGTCGGCCAGCCGAACAGCGCGCCGCCGGCCAGACTGCCGGCGAACAGCAGCGTGCCCAACAGCAGCCCGGCCAACGCGAACCACTGCAGACGCCGGGCCACCGCCGGCGCCAGCACCGCCAGCACCGCGCCGTGGCCGAAGGCGTAGAGGCTGGCGGTCTGCAGGTTGCCGCGCGCATGGGCGTCGGCGATGCCGTGGGCCGCATACGCCGACAGCCCGATCGCCAGCGCCGCCAGCACCGCGCCGGCGGCCGCCAGCCAGGTTCCCGCCCGCCCGTGGGTTCCGAACGCCATTGCCGCTCCTCCGTCGCCGTGCCTGCCCGGACGCTGGCGCGAGCCTAAACGAAAAGCGCCGCTTGCGCGGCGCTTTCCATCGGGGACTTCGTATCCGTGCCGGCGCTGCCGGCGGCCGGTTACTTGATCGCCCAGTAGATGTCGTAGGTGCCCTCGGCGGTGAACGACTTGTCCACGCCGCCCTTCCAGACTTCGTACGGGCGCTCGGTCACCTCGTAGCCGTGGGTCGTCGCCCAGGCACGCAGCGAATTGCGTGCCGCGTCCAGCGCGGCCATGTAGCCGGTGAAGGCGGCGAAGGCGGCACGGCCGGGCTCGGTGCGCACGTACTGCACCGGCGCACCGCTGGGGATGATGACCTTCAGCGGCTCGCCCTCGGCGGCCAGCAGCACGGCGGGCTGCTCGACCGGCGCCTGCTCGCCTTCCGCCGCGTCGCCCTCGGCGGCGGCCGGGGCCGGCGCACGGGCGGTGCTCTTGCGGCGGACCGGCACGGCCACGTCGAACGCGTACTTCTCGGAGCCGAAGTCGGTGGTGATGATGCGCACCGGACCGGCAGCCTCCAGCTCGGGGTTGGCCTCCAGGGTGCGCTTGATCCACTCCTGGTTGTTCTTGATCGACTGCTTGATCGCCTCGTTGTTGCGGTCGATGTTGCCGGCATTGACCACCAGCAGGTCCATGGCCGGCACGTCGACGAGCTTGAGGCCGGTCAGCGGCACGTCCTGGGCGCGGTAGTCGAAGTTCGGCACCGAGGCGAGCATGTTGGCCATGCGGCCCAGGCCCATCTTGATGTCGTCGCCGACGTGGCGGTTGACGTACAGGCCGGCGTAGCGGCCGAACAGGTTCCAGCCGTAGTCGACGTCGTAGGTCTGGGTGATCTTGACGTTGCGGTTGTTCTTGCCGGTCGGCTCGAGCAGGAACTGCATGGTCTTGTCGTTGCCGCGCTGCGGGTCCTCGACCTTGATCACGACCTTCTGGTTCGGGACGCTGTCGACGATCTCCCAGCTGCCCTTGCCGATGCGGCCTTCCTGCGACTCGTAGTCCAGGCGCGCGCCGACGCCCGACTCGGGGCCGGTGACGTTGAGCTTGATTTGCGGATCCCGCAGCACCAGCGGATTCCAGTCCTTGAAGCGGCGCAGGTTGTTGACCGTGTCGTAGACGATGGTCATCCGGCGGTTGGTTTCCACGCTCTCGGAAATGTGGCGATGCGAAGGCAGGACAAGGCCGATCACCAGGGCCAGAACAGCCACGATGCCCAAGGCGATCAGGAACTCGATAATGCGGGTCATGCAGGAGTCTCCGGGGCCGAATCCACGGCGAATTGACAAGGCGAGCCGCGAATCCTAGCAGGCTTCGCCACCCGAGCGCAGCCGGCCGGGCGACCGGGGCCTGGGGTGAACGGAATTCTTACACCCGGCCGGGCCGGATGTCCCCAGTGGACAGGGGGTCGATGGCCGGAGTTCCGGCCGCGGCCCGACGGCGGCTGAACGCCCCGGCGCTCCCGGCGCCCATGCCGCCGCGGGCGGCTCCGGCCGGGCGGACGGAGCACGCTCAGACCAGCTGCAACTCGAAGGCCTTGAGCACGGCCCGGGTGCGGTCGCGCACGCCGAGCTTGCTCAGTATGTTGGACACGTGGTTCTTGATCGTGCCCTCGGCCACGCCCAGCGAGTTGGCGATCTCCTTGTTGGAAAAGCCCGACGCCATCAGCCGCAGGATCTCGGTCTCGCGGTCGGTCAGCGGATCGGGGCGGTCCAGGCTGACGAAGTCGTTGCGCATGTGCTCCAGCCCCGACAGCAGGCGCTGGGTCACCG is a genomic window containing:
- a CDS encoding DUF423 domain-containing protein, coding for MAFGTHGRAGTWLAAAGAVLAALAIGLSAYAAHGIADAHARGNLQTASLYAFGHGAVLAVLAPAVARRLQWFALAGLLLGTLLFAGSLAGGALFGWPTRLAPFGGTLLMASWLLLAVDAVRR
- a CDS encoding SRPBCC family protein, producing the protein MTRIIEFLIALGIVAVLALVIGLVLPSHRHISESVETNRRMTIVYDTVNNLRRFKDWNPLVLRDPQIKLNVTGPESGVGARLDYESQEGRIGKGSWEIVDSVPNQKVVIKVEDPQRGNDKTMQFLLEPTGKNNRNVKITQTYDVDYGWNLFGRYAGLYVNRHVGDDIKMGLGRMANMLASVPNFDYRAQDVPLTGLKLVDVPAMDLLVVNAGNIDRNNEAIKQSIKNNQEWIKRTLEANPELEAAGPVRIITTDFGSEKYAFDVAVPVRRKSTARAPAPAAAEGDAAEGEQAPVEQPAVLLAAEGEPLKVIIPSGAPVQYVRTEPGRAAFAAFTGYMAALDAARNSLRAWATTHGYEVTERPYEVWKGGVDKSFTAEGTYDIYWAIK